Genomic window (Canis lupus dingo isolate Sandy chromosome 6, ASM325472v2, whole genome shotgun sequence):
TCTTTTCCTCCTGCACTGAGGTTAATATGAGGATAACGTGAGGCTAGAGCAGCCAGGGGCATGTGGAGAAAGCCTAGTGCCCCCATCTCAGAAAAAAGCAGAGCTCAGAAGGGGATGGAGAGTACCTGGATCCAACTGTACCAGGATTCCCTGGACATCTCACTTAACACTGacacagtaaattattttttttagctgtaTTCCTTTCTCTCGCAAGCCAAAGAACCCGGACAAGTAGGCAATGGGCCCATGGCTAATAGTAGTAGAGATGGGATCTGAAAGCAGGTCTCCGTAGCTCCGAGAAGCTCAACCCAGGATTTCCTGGGATTCATCCCAATGCTTAACTCAGGAGCCATCCCCTGTGTCCTGAGTCTCAGATGGCAGCTGAGTTCTGACATTTTTAATGCCTTTCACCTTTGCTCTCATTAAATGGTGTTGGGAGGGGGGAAGGTGCaatgaacataaataaataaaggtgattATTTAAGTAAATCCAGTTTAATTAAACAACTCCAGATTATTTCAGGGCGTACTCCtgttatgaaacaaaacaaagcttcCAGAGGCCTGGATGAATTCCCAGCAGTTGAGGAGGGGACCCCGTGGTCCTGCCGCCTGGCTTCCCTGCAGCTAGAAGCCTCTATTCAAGGCCCAACTCTGCCaaagctgtgtggccctgggcaagcgGCCCAAGCTGGCTCTGCCTgggtttccttatctgaaaaatggggaagaTAATAGTGTACATTTTATAAGATTAACAtgaggaggggcagcccgggtggctcagcggtttagtgccacctttggtccagggtgtgatcctggagactcgggatcgagtcccacgtccggctccctacatggagcctgcttctccctctgtctgtgtctctgcctctctctctctctcttgaataaataaataaaatcttaaaaaaaaaaaagattaacaagagGAGTGAGCATGTGTAACGTGATTAGCCCAGTGCCTGCACACAGCAAGTCCTCCGGAAGAAGACTTGTTATTTAGGACAATAAATTGCTATTCCCAAGGCCCGCATCCCCGCATTCAGACCTCAGGCCACACGTCAGCCCTCAGGGAGCCTCGGGCTTCCAGGGGGGCAGCCCCCACTTCTCAGCCTTCTCGCCGCCCAGCACAGCATCATCGTTTCTTGCGGAGcattggatcctttctcttttggtttcctttttcagaaaGGCTGGAGGCTCTCCCAAGGCAGAGACCTCGGCTGACCCCGTGGGCTGCTGcgcccccagctcccagcctggcacgtagtaggtgcttAGGCAATCCGGGGCGTGGACGAGGGCCCGGCGCCGCGCCTGCCACGCCACCAACGCCACGACCcgctgggcgggggcgggggcaggggcaggggcgggggcgggggcgggggcggggagggacgcCCTGGGGCGagctcctctcctcttccttttcaacTTCCCAGCGTAACTTTCTGCGAGCAGGACTCCCCGGGCGCGGCCACCGCCCCGGAATCGGGGCCTTCCGAGGCCTGCCctcggggaggaggggagaggggcggCCCGCGAGGAGCCAGTTCCGAGCGCGCCCTGAAGtccctcccgccgccccgcgtCGCTGTAAGgcggaggccggggagggggccccgCCGCCCGGCGGCTCGGCGCGCGCCGCCAGACTCCGGCATTTCCTCCCCGCTCGCTGGCGCGGCCTCGCCTCCCCTCGGAAGAGGGGGCTCCGGGGGCCGAGCAGCGGGGAGAGCGCGCCGGGGAGCCCCGGAGCGCCGGCCGGGGTAGgaggcgggccgggccgggccgggcggggcggggagccgggcgcCGAGGGCCGCCGCGCGGGACGGAGCGCGCCGCCGGCGCAGGGCGCGGCCCGGGGCCCGGGAGCGCAGGGCGGGCCGCGCGCGGCTGCGGGGGACGCCTGGGCTGGGAGAGGAGGCCGCGCTGGAGGGCGCCTTCCCCCGGCCGTGCGAGGGGGCGGCCGCCGCGGAGGCGACGGAgaccggggccgcggggccgccgggGCGCTGCCCGCATGCTGGGCCGGGGGCGCCGCCGGGGCTCGCGGCCCGGGCCGCACGGACGCCGCTGCCCCGCGCGCCCGCGATGTCGGTGCACTACACCCTCAACCTGCGCGTCTTCTGGCCCCTGGTGACCGGCCTCTGCACGGCCCTGGTGTGCCTGTACCATGCCCTCCGGGGAAGCGGGGGCGCCCGCGCGCAGCCCCCCGACGGCGCGGACGGCGGCTTCCCGCTGCTCAAGGTGGCCGTGCTGCTCCTCCTCGGCTACGTCCTCCTGCGCTGTCGCCACGCCGTCCGGCAGCGCTTCCTGCCAGGGGCTCCTCGCCTGGGGAGCCACTCCACCTTCTCGCCGAGGCACTTCCGAGAGCCGAGCCTGGGCATCTTGCTGGAGAGCTACTACGAGCACGAGGTGCGCCTGTCCCCGCACGTGCTGGGCCACAGCAAGGCGCACGTGAGCCGAATCGTGGGCGAGCTGGTGCGCGCCGGCCGCGCCCGGGGGTCCCCGGGCCCCATCCCCGGCGGGGCGCTGGCCCTGGCCTTCCGCGGAGACTTCATCCAGGTGGGCAGCGCCTACGAGCAGCATAAAATCCGGCGGCCCGACGGTTTCGACGTGCTGGTGCCGCTGCGTCTGCCGCCGCCGGTGGCGCTGGAGCCGCGGAGCCTGGGCGCGGAGGCGGCGCTCGCCCCGGCCTTTCTCGGCTGCTTCGTGTGCGCGCTCAAGGCGCCGCCGGGGGCCCCCGCGAGCCGGTGGCTCCGGGACTGCAGGCCCTTCGCCGACGGCTTCTGCGTGGACGTGCTCGGGCGGCGGCACCTCTCCGCCTCGCTGGTGCTGCGCTGGTTCCAGGCGCACCTGCAGCGCTCCCTGGCCACTGTGCGCTACAGCCTGGAGGGGCGTTGTCGGGTCAGCCTGACCCCCGGCGGCCTGGAGCAGCCTCCCACCCTGCACATCCTGCCTTGCCGCACCGACTACGGCTGCTGCCGCCTCTCCATGGCAGTGCGTCTCATCCCCGCTGTGCACGTGGGCGATGGCGTTTTCCTGGTGGCGCCACCACCGTCACCGTCCCCCTCGCTCGTCGGGCCCCTGCC
Coding sequences:
- the ITPRIPL2 gene encoding inositol 1,4,5-trisphosphate receptor-interacting protein-like 2; amino-acid sequence: MSVHYTLNLRVFWPLVTGLCTALVCLYHALRGSGGARAQPPDGADGGFPLLKVAVLLLLGYVLLRCRHAVRQRFLPGAPRLGSHSTFSPRHFREPSLGILLESYYEHEVRLSPHVLGHSKAHVSRIVGELVRAGRARGSPGPIPGGALALAFRGDFIQVGSAYEQHKIRRPDGFDVLVPLRLPPPVALEPRSLGAEAALAPAFLGCFVCALKAPPGAPASRWLRDCRPFADGFCVDVLGRRHLSASLVLRWFQAHLQRSLATVRYSLEGRCRVSLTPGGLEQPPTLHILPCRTDYGCCRLSMAVRLIPAVHVGDGVFLVAPPPSPSPSLVGPLPELPGGLRTDALWGVNTARQEQKLLSWLQERAPPGACYLKCLQLLKALRDLGARGLDPTAATQWGRILSSYVLKTALLAVLLREGAPGQGWDEAHLCERLGELVQFLRDCLLRRHTLFHCVLGPGGAAAEVGPLPKVLREAAPVDLLAAFDRHARELAAARLLSTWRRLPQLLRVYGGPRYLDMCPQPGSQRTQGFPEDQP